The region GAAACACAAGAACCCCGGCAGCGTCAAGATCGTGGTGGTGGACCCACGCCGCACCGACACCGCCAAAGCGGCTGATATTCACTTGCCGATTGCACCCGGCAGCGACCTTGCCCTGCTGCATGGCATCGCCCACCTGGTGCTGCGGGACAACGGCCAGGATCCGGTCTTCATCGACGACCACACCGAGAACTACGACGCGTTCTTCGACGTGGCCGCCCGCTGGACCCCCAGGCGAGTTGCCCTGTTCTGCAACATCCCCGAGAAACGTCTGCGGGACGTGGCGGCTCTGTTTCACCGGCGCCAAAAGGTGCTGAGTTTGTGGTCGATGGGGGTGAACCAGCGCCGAGAAGGAACGGCCGTGGTGCAAGGCCTGATCAATCTGCATCTGCTCACCGGCCAGATCGGCAAAGAAGGGGCAGGTCCCTTCTCCCTGACCGGCCAACCCAATGCCATGGGCGGCCGCGAAGCCGGAGGCCTGGCACACCTGCTGCCGGGCTATCGCTTGGTGGCCAACCCTGAGCACCGCGCCGAGATGGAACAGGCCTGGCAGCTCCCGGCTGGCCAAATCGCCGGCAAGCCTGGACTTGCCGCGTGGCAGCAGGTGGAAGCGATGGAACGCGGTGACCTTGATCTCTGGTGGGTGGCGGCCACCAACCCGCTGGTGAGCATGCCGGACCTGGATCGGGTCAAACAGGCCATGGGCAACTGCCCGTTGGTGGTGGTGAGCGAGGCCTACGCCGATTCAGAAACGTCCCACTACGCCCACCTGCTGCTGCCAGCCGCCCAATGGAGTGAGAAGGCCGGCACCATGACCAATTCCGAGCGGCGTGTGACCTTCTGTCCTGCCTACCGCCTTCGCTTCGGGGAAAGTCGTCCGGACTGGGAGGTGTTCGCGGACGTGGGTCGCCGGTTGGGTTACACCGAGCAGTTCCGCTTCGATTCGGCTGCCGAGGTGTACGCCGAATTCACCCGACTCACCCAGGGACGCCTCTGTGACGTCAGTGGCCTCAGCCACGAACTGCTCGAGCAAGCGGGGCCTCAGCAATGGCCGTATCCCATGGGCAGCATCCCCAACACAGCAGCCAAACGCCTCTACGAAAACCATCAGTTCGCGACCCCCAGCGGACGGGCCCGTTTCAGCACCGACCAGCCTTTAGGCCTGGCAGAACCCCCCTGCGACACCTACCCATTGGTGCTGACCGTCGGTCGATACCTGGGGCAGTGGCACACGATGACCCGGACCGGGAAAGTGGAGCGGCTGATGAAACAGCACCCTGAGCCATTGCTGGAGATTCATCCAAGCGATGCCCAGGAACTACAACTGCGCAACGGCGAGCTGGCTGCGGTCAGCTCACGCCGCGGCCACCTTACGGCCACGGTGAAGGTCACCGATCGCATCCGCTGCGGAACTGTGTTCCTACCGATGCACTGGGGATTCACTCAGGAGAAGGCTTGCGAAGCCAACACGCTGATGCATGACGATGCCTGCCCGGTGTCCAAGCAACCGGAACTGAAAGCCTGCGCTGTGATCGTGGCGCCGGCGGTCTCCGTGGTGAAACCGGTGGAGCAGGAGAAAGGACACCTGGAGGCACTGCGGCGCCTGCTCACCCCAGCACTTCGCTGAAGGCAGCATCCAGATTGTGGTGGTCATGACCCGGCCGCACCAGCTTGCACAGAGCGAAACGATCCAGCTCAGTGACCTGGGCCCATTGCTCAGGCGTCAACTCCACACCCCGGGCCACCGCAGCGCTGTGAATCTCTGCCGGTAAAACGGACTGCTGCTGCCAGGCTGCGTCCACAGCCGGCGGCAAATCCTTCACCACACCATCAGCCATCCCCTCGGTGAGATCCCGCAGGTGCTTCCGGAGTTGATCGAGCGCATTTGCAGCGTCCGACCAATCCACCAGCTCTTGCCGCTGGTTCTGCGTGAGTGCCAACCAGTGGCTGAGCTTGAGCTTCACACCGGCCAGATCCAACTTGCGGCGCACGCAAAGGGGAATGCAACGCCAGGTGCCGATGAAATCCTGCTCGAAAGCAAAACAATGGCTGGATGAATCAGAGGTGCTGGCCATCAACGAAGCCGGCGAACGGTGTCAATGATGACAACGACCAATCAGGAAATCAGAGATGTTCACCTCGTTACACATCCACGTCCGTGCGATTCGCCCTCTCCCTCGGAATGTTGCTTGGCATGTCCCACGGTTGGGTGACGGCTGAGGGCCAAGCAAACGACAATTCAGGCCTTGCAGTCGTAAGAACCGTTAAATCGACGACAAGTTTTTCTCCATTCAGTAGCGGTCAACACCAATTTTTTCCATACTGAAGATCAATACGAGAGTTTTGAGTTTTGACCAACAGCATCATCTCCGCTGGTCGCAGCCCGATCACCCTGGCCGCCGGCTTTCTCGGAGCCTTCATCGTTGGCTCCCTGGCCGTCCAGCTGGTGCGCAGCCAAACCGCCACCATGTCATCGGGCGTCGCCGCTGTGGAGCCGGTGATCGCGGGCCACGCTGCCCTCTGGGCTCCTTTGGCTGAGCGTGACATCGTCAGCGCCAACACAGGCGCAACGGCCCAACCGGCTGCTGCCATCCAACCCGCCGTTAAGCCGGTTGTCGGCTCCGAGGCCACCCTCTGGGCCCCCTTCGGCGAGCGTTAATCTCACAGCCCATCAGCCGGCCCACATAGGGTGCCGGCATGGGGATTCAGCGGCGTCAATTCCTCCAAACAACGGGCGGTCTGGCCTTGGCCGCCCTGATGCGTGTCCAGCCTGTTGAGGCGGCAGAGGAGGGGTTCTGCGTCCCGGAGGATCCACTCCAGGCCCTGATGGCGGGGAACCGCCGGTTTGCCGAGGCCTGGCAACGGGCCGACCAGGAGAACAAAACGACACTCCGAGCGGCGAATCCCGACCCGCGCTGCTTCCACTCCCCTAGGGCTTTGGCCACCAGCCAAAATCCCTGGGCCACGGTGCTCACCTGCTCTGATTCACGGGTGTCGCCGAGCTGGGTGTTCGACACCACCCCTGGCGAGCTGTTCGTGATCCGCAACGCCGGCAACACCGCCTTCACCGAAGCCATTGCCTCCGTTGAATACAGCGTCAGCGTTCTCAAAACGCCGCTGCTGATGGTGATGGGACACAGCGGCTGCGGAGCCGTCAC is a window of Synechococcus sp. A15-24 DNA encoding:
- a CDS encoding nitrate reductase, which produces MSDGPRSVRSQCPYCGVGCGLELLPPAVKGQAVKRDAEGNPMWTARGDRKHPSSLGQVCIKGATVGETLARGRLRQPLFRSKLTDDFAPISWDDALDKITRQIKASVARRGNADGIAMYGSGQFHTEDYYLAQKLLKGALGTNNFDANSRLCMSSAVAGYTRSLGSDGPPCSYDDLDHCTVAFLIGTNTAECHPVLFQRLLKRKHKNPGSVKIVVVDPRRTDTAKAADIHLPIAPGSDLALLHGIAHLVLRDNGQDPVFIDDHTENYDAFFDVAARWTPRRVALFCNIPEKRLRDVAALFHRRQKVLSLWSMGVNQRREGTAVVQGLINLHLLTGQIGKEGAGPFSLTGQPNAMGGREAGGLAHLLPGYRLVANPEHRAEMEQAWQLPAGQIAGKPGLAAWQQVEAMERGDLDLWWVAATNPLVSMPDLDRVKQAMGNCPLVVVSEAYADSETSHYAHLLLPAAQWSEKAGTMTNSERRVTFCPAYRLRFGESRPDWEVFADVGRRLGYTEQFRFDSAAEVYAEFTRLTQGRLCDVSGLSHELLEQAGPQQWPYPMGSIPNTAAKRLYENHQFATPSGRARFSTDQPLGLAEPPCDTYPLVLTVGRYLGQWHTMTRTGKVERLMKQHPEPLLEIHPSDAQELQLRNGELAAVSSRRGHLTATVKVTDRIRCGTVFLPMHWGFTQEKACEANTLMHDDACPVSKQPELKACAVIVAPAVSVVKPVEQEKGHLEALRRLLTPALR
- a CDS encoding nitrate reductase associated protein gives rise to the protein MASTSDSSSHCFAFEQDFIGTWRCIPLCVRRKLDLAGVKLKLSHWLALTQNQRQELVDWSDAANALDQLRKHLRDLTEGMADGVVKDLPPAVDAAWQQQSVLPAEIHSAAVARGVELTPEQWAQVTELDRFALCKLVRPGHDHHNLDAAFSEVLG
- a CDS encoding carbonic anhydrase, which gives rise to MRVQPVEAAEEGFCVPEDPLQALMAGNRRFAEAWQRADQENKTTLRAANPDPRCFHSPRALATSQNPWATVLTCSDSRVSPSWVFDTTPGELFVIRNAGNTAFTEAIASVEYSVSVLKTPLLMVMGHSGCGAVTAAMGTNPLTPSLDRLIQPIRENISGSSDLEEAVKRNALASASTLVQRSAVLADAKTSGALKLVVGCFQLNSGVVTLIE